In Thermosulfurimonas sp. F29, the sequence GCGGGAGAAGATTGTAGTTTTACGAAACGGGATAGACCTTAATGAATACAGGCCTCCTTATGAGGATGAGGAATATGCCCTTTACTTCGGAAGACTTTCCCGAGAAAAAGGAGTGGAGACGCTGCTTAAGGCTCACTGGGAGGTGGCGGGAGAGATTCCCCTTAAGATAGTCGGAACCGGGCCGATAGAGGCTGAACTCAGGACGAAATATCCGGAGGCGGAGTTTTTGGGTTATCGGACAGGGGAGGAGCTCAAGTCGCTTGTGGCCCGGGCTTCCTTTGTGGTGGTGCCCTCGGAATGTTACGAAAACTGTCCTATGACTGTGCTTGAGGCCATGGCATTGGGGAAACCCATTATTGCAAGCCGCATCGGGGGGCTTCCGGAGCTCGTGGAGGAGGGTAAAACGGGGCTTCTTTTCGAGGCCGGAAATGGAGAGGAGCTTAAGGAGAAGATGCTTTTCTTGTGGAAAGATAGGGAGTTGCGATATGAGATGGGGCGTGCGGCCCGGGAGAAGGCAGAACGGGAGTTTTCCCTGAAAAAACACTGTGAGGAACTCTTACGAATATATCGAGGGCTTCTTGAGAATTGACCGATGAAAATTTTCTTAGGTGTTATTTCTTTCCTTTTCATTTTCTTGCTTTCGTCTCTTCCGGCGCAGCCGGTAGCGGAGATTACCGTCAACTTTGAGGAAGTGGGGATAGTTAACCCTTATGTTTTTGGTCAGGGCATTTTGGGCTTTGACCGTTGTTTGATTGTAAAAAAGAAAAAAAAGTTTTGTGTAAATGACGGGCGATTTACTAATTTTGGAGCAGGGGTCTGGGATCCGCTTTTGAGGAGGCCCGATCCGGTTCTGGTGGATCTCGCTAAAAAAATAAAAGTCTCCGTTTTGCGGTTTCCGGGTGGGTGTGGCACTCATCACTACGACTGGAAAAAGGCTATCGGCCCGGTCGAAAAGCGGCCCATGTATAAATTCGGCATAGACGAGTTCATGAAGCTCTGTCGGGCGGTAGGAGCTAAACCTATTATTGTGTTGAGCTATTTCACCGGGACCTGTCAGGACCTGGCGGACCTGGTGGAGTATCTGAACGCCCCCCTCGGGACCAACCCCAACGGCGGAGTGGCCTGGGCGGAGGTACGGGCCGCCAATGGGCACCCGGAGCCTTACGGAGTTAAGTGGTTTGAGTTTGGAAATGAAGTGTGGCATGGGGATCATAGGAAAATTTCCGCTGTAGATCCAAGAGAATATGGAGAACGGTATCTTGAATGTCAAAAGTTAATTAAAAACATTGATCCTAAGATTGAACTCGGAGCAGTAATGAGAAGAAGTTTATATGGATTAGGCTGGTGGAGTCGAGCTGTTCTTTCTGTAATTAAAAAAAATGTTGATTTTGTAATTTTTCATATCTATCCTCCTGGTTATCGATCTGATAGAAATGAAATATCTACTAATGAACTTTTTAAAATAGCTTTGGCTGCTCCTGAGCAAATTAGCGATTCTCTTTTTAGGATTTCTAAACAATTAAAAGAAATTACTAGGAGAGAGATTCCGATTGCTATTACCGAATATAATGGTGGTTTTGTACAAAAGAGGCCGGTGCCATACAGGCATTCTCTAGGAAATGCTCTTCTAATTGCAGATCTTTTAAGAGTATTTTTGTTGCATGGAACATCTATTCTTTGTGCAAATTACTGGCATTTCTCTAATTCTTATTGGGGTCTGGTTTACAACCCGAACTACATGAGGGGACAAGGTAGATATTACAAAAGGCCTAACTATTATGTTTTTTATCTTTATGCCAATCATTTTGGAGATATTTTATTAAAAACCCAAGTAAAGTCAAAGAGTTATTTTCAATCTGGATATAAAAATATTTTACCTTCTATAAAAGCTAAAAAAGTATCTTCTCAAAATTTGGATCTTCTAGATACTGAAACTTTTAGAGAAAAAGTTTTGAAAATTGATTTTAAATGGCTTCCTCCGTGTGTTAGAATGAAAAAATATTTTGATTATTCGGTAATTCATTTTGATTGCGAAAAACATAATAAGTTAGGAATCTTTTTTATTGAAAAAATTCAAAATGTTAAACCTAATTGGTTATATTTTTGGGAAGCCGAAATAAAAACAAACTTGGAAAAAGCATGGTTTTTTATAGAAATTAAAGATCAAAGGTATAGACGCATTAAACATTCAAAGATTTTATGGGGAAATACAGAGTGGATAAAAATCGGCTTTGATTTTAAAACTCCCGATAATATTAAAATTTTAAATTTGCTGTTTTTTATCAAAGGAAAAGAAAATAAAGGAATTAAGGGAACAGTCTATATTAAAAATATGAAAATTGGGGACCTTGGCCCCGCCCCGCAATACGGGCCGACGCCATATATTTCGGCCCTGGCGAGCACCAACGAGAAGAGGGATCGGATATACCTTATGGTGATCAACAAAAACCTGGAAGAGTCCATGAGGACGCGGATAAAAATCAATGGCTTTCCCTTTGAGCCCGTGGTTCGGGCCTGGGTGCTGAACGGCCCTTCGGTGGCCGCCACCAATGAAAATAGGCGGGAAAGGGTTAAAATACATTACCGTGAGATTAGGGTGGCTCCTGAGGAGGGGGCCTTCTATTTCACCTTCGAGCCGCATTCGGTAACGGCCCTAGAGTTAACGCGCAGGGAGGGAACTTGAAGGATAGCTGTCTCGAGTTTGTTCGGAATCAAAAGATAACTCCCTCACACCTCAGGGAAACCATTTGCTTCCGGGGAAAGAAGCTGCCGAAGAGATTTTTTTATGAGGAATTGCAGAGGTATTTAAGCGAATTTCTCGAATCCGGCCGGGGGATAAGGATGGTGGCCCTGGCCGGACTGCGAGGAACCGGGAAGACCACCCTCCTCTGGCAACTGGCGGACTATCTCCTTCGAAACTTCAAGGAAAGAGCCGAAGCCTTCTTTATAAGCCTTGATGTGGCCTACAGTTATGGTTTTTCGGAAAAAGATCTTATCGAAGGATTGCAAAAAATATACGAAGATTTGAAGTCTCAAAGGAAAACACCGGTGCTCTTTCTCGACGAGGTGCAGTATCTCCCCAACTGGCCTCTGATGCTAAAAGTGCTCTATGACAGGTTCAAAGACTGTTTTATTTTCGTAAGCGGAAGCTCAGCCCTTTATCTTCACTCCACGGTGGATCTGGCCACCCGGTGGATCCTGAGATCCCTTCTCCCTTTGAGTTTTCGCGAGTTTCTAATGATAAAGGCCTTCCTGGAATCTGGCTTTGAAGTTCCTTCCTTTTCCCGGGCGGAGGAGCTCAGGAAGACACTTTTCTTCTCCGAATCGCTTGAGGAGTTAAAGAAAGGCCTGAAACTCGTAGAAAAAGAGGTGCAGGAGTTTTATAAAGAAAAGCTTCCCTGGCAGGAGCTCATTCGGGAATACATTTTATTTCATAATCTCCCCCGTTTTATCCCGGTGGAGGAGGAGAAGGTTCTGGCTGATCAGACCTTCGACATGCTTCAAAGAGTAGTCTATCAGGATCTCCGGAATCTCTACCCGGAAAACGAGGTGGTGAGTGTCTTCAAGCTGCTTTCTCAGCTTGCGGCCAGCGACGAAATAAACCCGGAGAGGCTTTCGCAGGATCTGGGGGTTTCAAGAAAGCGGATAGAACGAATAATAAAAAGCTTGATAGAAGCGGAAGTCTTATTGGCCTTTCCTCCCTATGGAGGAACCAAAACCAGAGTTGCCCGGCACAGAAAGGTCTTTTTCCTTTCTCCGACCCTTAGATACGGAATCCTCAGACAGCTTTTTGCGGACCTTCGGTCTTTCTTTTCCAGGTTTCTGGAGGATACCGTGGCCCTCTCTCTGAGGCGACTCCTTCCCAACAGAGTGTTCTATCTACCTACCGGAACCCAGAAGACCCCGGATTTTGTGGTGGAAACCGCTCTTGCACCCGTGGTTTTGGAAGTGAGAACCGCTAAAAGGGATGTTTCCCAGCTCAAGCTTAAAAATATGCGTTACGGTATTCTCCTGAATTTTGATCTGGAGGTGCCGGAATTCAGGGATAAAGTAGTTATCTTTCCTTTCAAGTGGTTTTTGCTTATGTAGATTTTTACCTTAACATAGGGGGGTCTGAGGATGGAGGCGGCTATCATTTTGACCTATCGCTGTATCTGCAAATGCTACATGTGTAACATCTGGAAGTATCCCACAAAACCTTCGGAGGAAATAAAGCCTGAGGTGCTGGAGAAGCTTCCGGACAATCTGGCCTTCGTGAACCTCACCGGGGGCGAGCCCTTTTTGCGGGAAGACATAGAAGACATTGTGGACATTGTGATGCGCAAGTCTAAAAGAGTGGTCATAAGCACCAACGGGTGGTTTACGGAAAAGATCGTAAATATTGCCAGGAAGTATCCCAAAATAGGTATAAGGGTAAGCCTTGAGGGGCTTCCGGCGGCCAACGATGAGCTACGGGGTATAAAGGACGGCTTTGACCACGGCCTGCGGACGCTCCTTGAGCTTCAGCGCATGGGCCTGAAGGACATAGGCTTCGGCATCACGGTCTCCGACCGGAACGCCAAAGACATGATAGAACTTTACCAGCTTGCCAAAAGTCTGGGGTTCGAATTCGCCACTGCGGTTACTCACAATTCCTATTATTTTCACAAACACGACAATGTTTTCAAGGATCAAAGAATGATCGAAGATTGCTTTCGGGAATTGATAAAGGAACTGCTCTGTACAAAGAGGGTAAAGAACTGGTTTAGAGCCTACTTCAATTACGGGCTTATCCGAAGGGTGAGGAGGCAACCGCGACTTCTTCCTTGTGAGGCCGGGACGGAGAATTTCTTCGTAACCCCTTTCGGGGAAGTGGTTCCCTGCAATGGTTCTCCGGAACCGTGGGTCATGGGTAATCTGAATGAGCAGGACTGGGATGAGATCTGGAACGGTGAGCAGGCCCGGAAGGTTAGAGAAAAGGTCAAAAACTGTGATAGGCAGTGCTGGATGATAGGGACCGCCGCCCCGGTGATGAAGAAATATATATGGAAGCCTCTAAAATGGGTGGTGAGGAACAAGCTGCGGGTGATGATGGGAAAGGAGCCCTGTCTGGACTGATTCCATGAGAATCGTCGTATGCGGAACGAGGGGATTCCCCGGTGTTCAGGGAGGGGTGGAGAAACATTGTCAGGAACTTTACCCCAGGCTGGTAAAGCTCGGGTGCGAGGTTCTGGTCTTCACTCGCACGCCGTATATCCCCAGGGACAACCGTCTTTTCGAATGGCGCGGAGTAAAGTTTTACCATTTGTGGTGTCCGCGGAGAAAATCCCTTGAGGCCATAACGCATACTCTGTTTGCCGTCTCTTTGGCGCGGAGATTTAAGCCGGATATCCTGCATATTCACGCCATCGGTCCGTGTCTGGTCGTACCTTTGGCGCGGGCTCTTGGGTTCAAGGTGGTGATGACCCACCACGGGCCGGACTATGAACGGGCCAAGTGGGGACGACTGGCCAGAAGGGCACTCAAGCAGGGCGAAAGCTGGGGCGTGAGGTACAGCCACCGGGTGATCGCCATCTCCCGGGGCATTCAGGAACATCTGAGAAGGCTTTACGGGCTGGAGGCCGTGTTCATCCCCAATGGGGTGCACATTCCGGAGGCCGTTCCTCCCGGAGAAGGGCTTTCGCGATGGGGACTTGAGCCCGGAAGCTATGTCTTTACCGCCTGCCGCTTCGTGCCGGAAAAGGGTCTTCATGACCTGGTTGAGGCCTATCGGCGGCTTGAAAATCCGCCCTTCAAACTCGTGATAGCCGGAGACGCCGATCACGAAACACCTTACAGCCGGAGGCTCAAAGAACTGGCCGTCCGGACGCCGGGCGTGGTGCTCACGGGTTTTGTTTCCGGAAGGCCTCTTGCCGAACTTTTTTCAAACGCCGGGCTCTTTGTGCTTCCCTCTTATTACGAAGGCCTTCCCATCGCCCTTCTTGAGGCCCTGAGCTACGGGCTCCCGGTTCTCGTAAGTGACATTCCGCAGCATCGAGAGCTTCCTCTTCCTGATTTTCGCTATTTTCGGAAGGGAGACGTGGCTCACCTGGCACAAGCTATGGAAAGTCTTTTCCGCCGTGGGGTATCGTCTGAGGAGCGCAGGGAATATTTGGACCTCCTCCGCCGCGACTACGACTGGGACCGCATAGCCGAGCGGACGCTCGGGGTGTATCGGGAGGCCCAAGACTTTCGCACTTCGTAGGTGCAACAAGGGATCGGGGGATCTTTCCGGGGGTAAGCGGTGCGGCCTCGCGGAGCATGGGAAAAAGGATGGAGTGGATCCATGTATTGATAGGTATGAATTCATGCTTAATAATTCATGTAAGTAGAAAGTAATTAGTGAAATGAGGAAAAGTTGATGCGTGCGAAGGTTGCTGAACGGGGACAGGTGACGATACCGAAACCTTTGAGGGATCGGTTGGGAATTCGGCCCGGGACTATTTTGGAATTTAAGGAAGAAGCAGGGCGTTTGGTAGCCGTGAAAGTAGAGACTTTGGATCCTATAGATCAAATTTATGGTCAACTTGGTCGGGGAAGGCATACGGACGAGATCCTCCGTCAGTTAAGAGAAAATAAGTGATTACAGCCGTTGATACCAATATTCTGATAGATATTTTGGAACCTGATCCCCTTTATGGGCCCGCCTCAAAAGAAGCTCTAAAAAAGTGCCTAAGAGAAGGAAAGATTGTAGCTTGTGAAGTTGTATGGGCCGAGGTGGCTGTGGTTTATGTCGAGGCGCAGGAAGCCCTTATAAATTAGAGAAGATAGGGCTTGAATTTTCACCTATTGCTCGGGAAGCCGCCTTAGTGGCGGCTAAATGCTGGGCTGAATATTTAAAAAGGGGGCCCAAGAAGAGAAGGATTGCGGCTGATTTTCTCATAGGAGCTCATGCCTTGGTTCAGTGTGATCGTTTGTTAACCAGAGATAAGGGATTTTATCGAGAGTATTTCAAAGGGCTTAAGGTTGTATATCCTGTTGATTGAAAGATGCCGTTGAGTTTTCGCGAGTTTCTAATGATAAAGGCCTTCCCGGAATCTGGCTCCGCCGCGACTACGACCGGGACCGCATAGCCGAGCGGACGCTCGGGGTGTACGGGGATGTCATCCCAGAAAACGGCGCAGATAAGCGGCCTCGAGGATTATGTCGGTAAGTCGGCCCGGATCGTTTCGTTTGAGACGCCTTATGATCCGGGAGGTGGCCTCCTGATGAGCCGTATCGGGTGTGCAGTCCAGGCTGAGAGTGTTCAGGAGATCCAGGGCCCTCAGTAAGGCCTTTCTGACCTCCTCGGGCAGAAGATCGAGGACCCGGGGGTTAAAGTATTGCATGGCCAGGGAAAAGTCCCTCTCCAGGTTGCGATAGAATCCCTTGAGCTCCTGAAGCTCCTCCCGGGATAACACATTGAGTCCAAGGAGTTCCGGGGGAAGCCCCATGGAATAACATGCCCCGCAGAAACCTATAGCCCGCGGAAGGGTCACCCGTCCCAGACTCCGGGAGTATCCGAAAAGACCCACATGGAGTTTTCGCATGCGACGGCGGGGTATATCCCGGGCCACCCGGTTGACCAGCGGAGCCAGGGGCTCAATCAGTCGCTGGTACTCCCGGGAGGTCTTCTCCACCAACTCCAGGGCCTTCGCCTCATCAAAATCTTCCAGAGGGTAGCGAATAAAGTTTTTTATCTTTTTGATGGCCTCTATAACATCCTCGATGGGATTATCGTATTTAAAGGCCGACTGAACCGTGAAGGTCTCCACGCAGGGATACTCCTGAAGGACCAGCTCCACTGTGTAGGGGGTAAGATTTCCCCGAAAGGGAGGGGACCCCACACCCAGGATGGGATGGATCTCGATTTCCAGTCTGGACGCGAGTCTTTCCAGCCGCTTCAGGGCGATCTTGTTCGCCAGCACCGCACTCACACTCCCGTAATTGAGGGCCGGATCGGAACGGGCCAGGAAGACCCTCTGGTGCACGATCTCCTTATCGGCAAGGTACTTTTCCAGGATCTCATCCGCCCGAACCATGGAGGGAATGTCCTCAAAAAGGGGGATTACCTGGATCCTTTCCGGCAAAAATTCTCCCACCCATTCGGCGAGCGTTATGTCTCCCTCGTAGATGGGCTGGTATTGTTTGCCGGAAATAAAGTTCCGGTAAAAGTAGTAGACCCGGTTGAGCTCCCGCGCGGAGGTGGTCATGGGAAGAATAACCTCAAAAATGGGAGGCGAGGGGTCTCCGTAAAAAAGGCGAGCAGCGTCCATGGAACGGGGAATGCTCTCCAGGGCCTCCACCAGGATCTTGGCCTCCTCCCGTTCCACCGAGGGATTGGGCACCCGCAGAGTGAGGAAACAGTCCCGCCCGAGCCTGCGATTACGGAAAAAATGGGCATACCGGGTAAGTAACTTCTTGACCACGAAGTCGTCCACCTCTTTGCCCTCGCTATCCCACATCTGTTCATCACATCCGAGATGGGAGAAGGCGTAATAGGCCTCCTGAATCTCGTCCTCCCCGGACATGTCCGAGGTCTCGGCAAAGAAGGGAAGAGAGACATTGTCGGGATGCTGGGTGGACATAACCCTGGGGATGCGCATGGCCGTTACCTCTTTCTGCACCGCAGATTTTCCAGGTATTTCTGAAACATGTCCTGAGTGGCCTTTATAACCCCTTTAAGCTCCTCGGTCGACAGCCCCAGATAGGCCGCTCCACGGGAAAGATTTTCTTCGGAAATTTCTCTCTGGTTTACGATCTCGTTGGCAAAGTACAGAATGGAGACCAGGGCCACCTCCGTGCGGGCCTCCCACGGACGGTGGTGATAGGCTATGGCTGTGGAAAGTTCCTCCGGAAAGTCAAAACAATGGGCGATCAGGAACCCCACCTCTCCGTGATCCTCGGGAAGTTCGGTTTCCGGGCAGAGAAAACGGGGGATCTTACCCACATCGTGAAGAATGCCCGCAGTGGCTAGCGTGGTGGGATCAATGGCCAGGAGGAGAGGACTCTGACGCATACTGGTCTTTAGTAGCCTTTTGAGCAATTCCTTGGCCAGATAGGAAACCCACTGGGAATGAGCCCAGAGGGGAGTTAGCCGGGGATGGCTTTTAAAAAAGGAGACCGTAAGCACGATGATGCGTATGTTTACCATTCCCAGGAGCACCACCCCATGGGCCACCGAGGAGATCTTGCGGGGAAATCCGTAATACGGGGAATTGACCACCTTAAGGATTTCGGCGGTAAGGGCCGGATCCTTCTCTATAACGCGGGCCAGTTCGTCGAAGTTGGTGTGCTCCGAACGGAAGGCCCTTTCCAGCTCGGCCACCACCTCGTAGCTGGCACTGAGCCGCCGAAAGCATTCCTCATAGCGGGAACAATCCAGCCGCCCCATATTTTCATCATACCAGACCGGGACCTTAAAGCGATAGCCTTTTCAGACGCAGGGCATTGGTCACCACGGAAACGGACGAGAGGGCCATGGCCGCCGCAGCGATAGCAGGACTGAGGCGCAGACCCCATAGAGGATAAAGGGCCCCGGCGGCTATCGGAATGGCCAGCACATTGTATCCAAAGGCCCAGAAGAGATTCTCCTTTATGATCCGCAGCGTGGCCCGCGCGAGTCTGATGGCCAGCGGCACGAGCCTCAGATCGGGGCGCATGAGGGCGGCATCGGCAGACTCAAGGGCAATGTCTGTCCCGGAGGAAAGCGCGATTCCTAGGTCCGCCTCGGCCAGAGCCGGGGCATCGTTAACTCCATCTCCCACCATGGCCACCCGGAAACCCCGTTCGCGCAGCTCCCGGACGATGCAGGCCTTGTCTCCGGGAAGAACCTCGGCCCGGTAACCGTCCAGGGAAAGCTCCCGGGCCAGAGCCTCCGCGGTAGCACGGTTGTCACCGGTGAGCATGAACACGGAAATCCCCATGGCCTTAAGAGTGTTGATCACCTCCCGGGCTTCGGGACGCAAGACATCGGCTATGGCCAGTCCTCCCACCACCTCTTTATCCCGGGCTACAAGAATGATCGTCTTTCCCGAGGAGCCCCTTTCCATCCGCTCCCGGAATTCGGAGGAGATGGATGTTTCACCGGCCACCCAGGCCGGGTTACCCACCCACACTTCTTTCCCGTCCACCAATCCCCGTAGGCCTTTCCCGGGAACGGCCTGGATCTCCCGGGCCTCGGGGACGGAAAGATTCGCGGCGGCCCGCACCACCGCAAGAGATAAAGGGTGTTCCGAATGCTTCTCAATCGCCGCCGCCAGTCGTAATACCTCCTCTTCGGTATAGCCCGGAGCCGGGATGATCTCCTGCACCCGGGGTTTTCCCAGAGTGAGGGTGCCGGTTTTGTCGAAGACACACGCCGTAATCCGGGCCCCCTCCTCCAGTGCGGAGGCGTTTTTTATCAGAATGCCCAGCTCGGCAGCCCGTCCCGTTCCCACCATGACCGCCGCCGGAGTAGCAAGTCCCATAGCACACGGACAGGCAATTACCAGAACCGAAACGAAGGAAAGGAGAGCATTGGGGAGCCTCGGCTCGGGCCCCATGAAATACCAGACTATGAAGGTCAGGCCGGCTACAGTAAGCACCACCGGCACAAACACCCCGGCCACCCGATCGGCCAGACGCTGAACGCGAGCCTTGGAGCCCTGGGCCTCCTCCACCAACCGGGCCACCGTGGCCAGTACCGTTTCCCGTCCGACCTTTTCCACGCGAAACCTGAAGACACCGTAAAGGTTCAGGGTACCCCCTATCACCCGGGACCCGGGTTCCTTCTCCACCGGAAGGCTTTCCCCGGTAAGCATGGATTCGTCAAGGGCCGTCCGTCCCTCAACGATGATTCCGTCCGCGGGGACCCGCTCTCCGGGACGGACCACCACCAGGTCCCCCGGGAGCAGGGCTTCGGCTGGTATCTCCCTTTCCTCTCCTTCCCGGATGACCCGGGCCACGGGCGGGGAAAGGGAAAGGAGTTTTCTTACCGCCTCGCCGGCCCGTCCGCGGGCCTTAACCTCGAGATACCGACCCAGCAGAACAAAGGCAATGATCATGGTCGCGGAATCGTAGTAAACATGAAGGGGAAGCCCGGCCCGGACAAAGACCTCCGGGAAAAGGGTTATTACCACCGAATAGGAATAGGCCGAAAGTGTGCCCAGGGACACCAGCGTATTCATATCCATGGTGTTATGCCTGAGTCCCTTCAGGGCGCCGCGCAAAAATTCCCAGCCGGCGTAAAACTCCACCGGCGTGGCCAGGAGAAATAAGAGGAAGTGCCGGGTCTCCCGCGGAATCCGGGAAACGAAGGGGAAGAGGTCGGCCATGGAGAGCAGAAAAATAGGGGGCACGAGAGCCCAGGCCGCAAGAAGCCTCCTTTTGAGTTCGTAAAGCCTGGCCTCCTCCGGACCTCCGGCATAGGATGTTGTTTCCCGGGAAAGGCCCAGGAATTGATAACCCTCGTTCTCGATCACCCGCCGGAAATCGGAAATCCCCGTAAGTTCCGGATCATAGGTAAGACGGGCCTTACCGGAGGCCAGATTGATCGAAACCTCAAAGACGCCGGGAAGTTTTCCCAGAACTTTTTCCAGACGGGCCACACATGCGGCACAGCTCATTCCCCCGATGGCCACCACCGTCGTCTCTTGCCTCGCGAGCTCGGGTACGAGCTCGTAGCCCTCCTTCCCGATGGCCTCCACCATTTTTTGAGGGGAAATCCTTTCGGGATCATAAACCACGCGCGCCCTGGCTGCGGCGAAATTTACGGAAGCCTCAAAAACCCCGGGAAGACGCGAGAGAATCTTTTCAATGCGGGCCGCACAGGCGGCACAACTCATCCCGGAAATACGAAACCGCATCACCCGTCCCCCTTCGGGTAGGGACCCTCCGGAAACCCCCCTTCCGAGAGACTCACCCCGGGGAAGGGGACAGGTGTTTTTGGGGATCTTTTCCCGCATGGGAGGGTTATTCCAGCCGGTAGCCGGCCTCCTCTATCGCCCGGGCAATATCCTCCCGGGTCACACCTTCGGGTTTCTCAAAAGTAGCGATCCCGCTCTTTAGATCCACCCGCACCTCTCTTACTCCCGGAATACTCTCAAGCGCTCTGGTTACCCGTTTGACGCAATGCTCGCAGCTCATACCGGAAATTCTAACCCTTATGCGTTCCATGGATTCCTCCTGAAATTAATTGAAGGACAGGAAGCCCAACCTTTACAAAAAGGAATTTCAGACTCCGGAAGGGAATTTTCACCGGCACCGGGACAGAGACCTGGTGGAGCCGGTGGGACTTGAACCCACGACCTCGTGAATGCCATTCACGCGCTCTCCCATCTGAGCTACGGCCCCACCCGTAGCGATTCTACCTTAACCGTCTCCGGGAGGAATGTCAAGGTCCCGCGGTTTACCAGTTTTCGCACAGGGGTTCGAAATAACCCCTGGGATGGGCACAGGAGGGGCACTCTTCCGGGGCCTCGGGACCCACATGAATGTACCCACAGTTCCGGCAGCGCCAGGCTATTTCTCCCTCACGCTTAAACAGGGTCCCATCTTTTACCTTTTCA encodes:
- a CDS encoding heavy metal translocating P-type ATPase: MREKIPKNTCPLPRGESLGRGVSGGSLPEGGRVMRFRISGMSCAACAARIEKILSRLPGVFEASVNFAAARARVVYDPERISPQKMVEAIGKEGYELVPELARQETTVVAIGGMSCAACVARLEKVLGKLPGVFEVSINLASGKARLTYDPELTGISDFRRVIENEGYQFLGLSRETTSYAGGPEEARLYELKRRLLAAWALVPPIFLLSMADLFPFVSRIPRETRHFLLFLLATPVEFYAGWEFLRGALKGLRHNTMDMNTLVSLGTLSAYSYSVVITLFPEVFVRAGLPLHVYYDSATMIIAFVLLGRYLEVKARGRAGEAVRKLLSLSPPVARVIREGEEREIPAEALLPGDLVVVRPGERVPADGIIVEGRTALDESMLTGESLPVEKEPGSRVIGGTLNLYGVFRFRVEKVGRETVLATVARLVEEAQGSKARVQRLADRVAGVFVPVVLTVAGLTFIVWYFMGPEPRLPNALLSFVSVLVIACPCAMGLATPAAVMVGTGRAAELGILIKNASALEEGARITACVFDKTGTLTLGKPRVQEIIPAPGYTEEEVLRLAAAIEKHSEHPLSLAVVRAAANLSVPEAREIQAVPGKGLRGLVDGKEVWVGNPAWVAGETSISSEFRERMERGSSGKTIILVARDKEVVGGLAIADVLRPEAREVINTLKAMGISVFMLTGDNRATAEALARELSLDGYRAEVLPGDKACIVRELRERGFRVAMVGDGVNDAPALAEADLGIALSSGTDIALESADAALMRPDLRLVPLAIRLARATLRIIKENLFWAFGYNVLAIPIAAGALYPLWGLRLSPAIAAAAMALSSVSVVTNALRLKRLSL
- a CDS encoding heavy-metal-associated domain-containing protein, with product MERIRVRISGMSCEHCVKRVTRALESIPGVREVRVDLKSGIATFEKPEGVTREDIARAIEEAGYRLE